The window GCACACAGACGTCCACGTGCGCGGACGAAGAAGCGGTCCCTCCCCGTCCGCGCCCTGACGGACAGCGCCACCGTGACCCCAGGGATGCGTGCGGCAGAACGGCGGCGAGCCTGGCCGCTTCCTGCGCGCCCGCCGGGCTCGGGTGGCCCCCGAACAGGCCGGTCCCGCAGCAGGCCGCGGCCTGCGCCTCGCGCCCGGTCGTCGCACCGCAGGCTGCGGCTGATGATGGGAGTACGGCCGAGCACTCGGAGCTGATCATGACGGGTTGGTTTGTCAGGGACTACTCCCAGGACGATCTCGAGGCGGTGATCCTCCTGGACACGGAGAGCGGCACGACCGGAGAGCCTCCCCTCTTCCAGCTCTCCGACACCGTGGCGGCCCTCCAAGCCCTTCATCCGGCCGTGGTGGCCATGGCGGACGATGTGATGATCGGGGCTGCGGTGAGCAGGGTGGAAGGCGACAGGGCGTGGATCCTGCGTATCTGCATGGCCCCGTCCTGGCGGCATCGAGGTCTGGGCAGTGCCCTGATCACCACCCTTGAGCACCGGCTCTTCGCCGGTGGCGTCCGGACGGTGCACGCGGTACTGCCCGAGGGCGAGACCGGTGCCGTCGCTCTGCACAACTGCGACTTCGGCACCCGCTCCGGCCTGGTGTTCTTCGAGAAGCGTGGGCCCGTGACCCCTCAGGCGATCAGCATGCTGGCCGCCCTCGGTGCGGAGCTGCCGCCCGGGGGGCTGTGGCAGAAGGTCGCGGGCATGGAACGGGAGAAACAGCTCATCGAGCGGCGTCTGGTCCTGCCGCTGGCCCATCCCGAACTGGCCGCCCAGCACGGGGTGGAGCTGCCACGCGCGGTCATGCTGTTCGGTCCGCCCGGGACGGGCAAGAGCACTTTCGCGCACGCGATCGCCAGCCGCCTGGGATGGCCCTTCGTCGAACTGTTCCCCGCACGTCTCGCCGCCGAGTACGGGCTGGCGACCGGGCTGAACCGACGGTTCGACGAGATCGCCCAGCTCGACCACGCGCTGGTCTTCATCGACGAGGTCGAGGAGATCGCCGCCGAACGCAGCGGTGCGGACGCGACCGCGGTCGGCATCGTCAACGAGCTGCTCAAGGCGATCGTCCGGTTCCGCAGCCAGGACGGCCGACTGCTCGTCTGCGCCACCAACAACGTGACCACGCTGGACCCGGCCTTCCTGCGGCACGGTCGCTTCGACTACGTACTGCCCATCGGCCCTCCCGACCACACGGCC is drawn from Streptomyces sp. NBC_01717 and contains these coding sequences:
- a CDS encoding ATP-binding protein, which encodes MTGWFVRDYSQDDLEAVILLDTESGTTGEPPLFQLSDTVAALQALHPAVVAMADDVMIGAAVSRVEGDRAWILRICMAPSWRHRGLGSALITTLEHRLFAGGVRTVHAVLPEGETGAVALHNCDFGTRSGLVFFEKRGPVTPQAISMLAALGAELPPGGLWQKVAGMEREKQLIERRLVLPLAHPELAAQHGVELPRAVMLFGPPGTGKSTFAHAIASRLGWPFVELFPARLAAEYGLATGLNRRFDEIAQLDHALVFIDEVEEIAAERSGADATAVGIVNELLKAIVRFRSQDGRLLVCATNNVTTLDPAFLRHGRFDYVLPIGPPDHTARAALWESYLARAGAEADNAALASASEGFTPADIAHAARTVSQAQFERTIDTGTRARPTTDDYLETIGATKPTVSSTMAQEFSDQSDRFARI